The sequence below is a genomic window from Nostoc flagelliforme CCNUN1.
AACATGTGTTCAATATCAAACCTCTGTCTGAAACTTTGGTAAGCAACAGTAGCTGAGATTTGTTGACGTTGGTTGCCGATGACAATTAACCACATGGGTTTCCAAACAGAATTACCAGTATTATCAGTTACATGAACCCTAATAAGGGTGAAGGGATGACGGTACATTTTTTGCTCCTTAGTTCCCCTCATCAACATTTGATGCCAAGCAAGGATAGTAATGTTTAAAAGGCGACCCTTACGAGTTGTCTGCTGTGTTTGTGTTGTCTCGTCCGGAAGATGCCAAGTTTCAGCATCAGCCAAATCAAACCGCTCACCGTATTTTTTTGGACAGCCACGTTTTTTCTTTGACTCCTCAACGGGTGGAGATTGGTAGAAAATTCGATTACTACGGCATCTAGCGACGATTACCAAATTTTGGTGTTTGGACTGCTCAAAGAGAAATGAACGTTGGCTATAAGCACTATCTGCTACTAATACGCACAATTTTTCATGCCAATGAAGTGATGAATCGCACATTAGTGCTTGAATCTGTTCGCTTCCTACTTCAACGCTACTTTTATCAAGGGATACCCTTTCTCCTGATATTGGTATTGACCAAGGTGCAGCATTAGCATTTTTTTTCTCTGGTAAGATAGAAAGTATCGAATAAGAATGACCAATATTAATAGGTTTGTTACCTTTTATTGTATTCGGCTGATAAATATACCCACGTTCAGCTAAAGTTTTAGCGTAAGGACGCGGATGTGGTGTTGTATCAGTTGCGAATAAGTAAAAAGGGCGTTTTTGTGGTTGGTCAATTAACTCAGATATTACCCTAATTAAGTTATCTTTTTCTTCTTCTGCTTCTTCAACTTTATTGCTCGTATCCTGACTAGTTGTATTAAATGATTCAGATATTGCTTTATAAATAGAGTTATAGCTTCTAGGAAACAAAGGATTTAAAGATAACTCAGCAATTGAATTGGCTCCTGTATTACCCGCAAGCGCATCCAACAAATTCATACAGGCATCACTGCACGATTCAAAACAGTTGTAAATTTTTTGTCGAAAATCTTGGAATTGCGTTATTAATTGATTGTAATTAAATTTCGGCATAGCCACCAGTATTTCCCATCACGAAGCTTTGTCGTTGATATTACTATGCGTTGGGAATCTGGTGGCTATCCTTTTTTTCTGCTCGTGCTAAAGCAAGCGTAATTAATCTGACTTTTCCCGTTATCTCCTTGATTGAGCGATCGCTTACTATACCCCTAGCTCAAAGCCCTATTCTCTCGTGATTTATTGTCACTAATCTTAAGTTATTGAGAATATACTATAGTCTGAAACTCCTGCTGCTTCGTTGTTTCATGACTTAACGGGAAAAGTCAGGTAATTAATACGCTTTCCTTACAATTTTCGTCCCCAGCCAAATAAGTAATATCACTATAAAATATAGTTTTTTATATTACTTTATCTATTGAAGTTTCTGATTAGTAGGTTCAGCATATTTGATAGAAAAGGCGGAAAAATATAAATAAGATTAATCATTCGTTTTGTTCGCAAACTATACGCGAACCAGTTTTTTTGTCCAAAGTCCAATAGATTTATACGGCGAAGCTTACGATCCAAAACGTCCGGTAGTCTGTTTTGATGAATGTCCGTATCAATTGTTAGAAGACGTTAGAGAACCATTACCAGCCGAGCCAGAACAACCTCTTCGTTATGATTACGAGTATAAAAGAAAGGGTAGTGTCAATATATTTGCTTTTTTTCAACCCTTAGCGGGTTGGCGACATCTGGAAGTGACACAACAGAGGACAAAAGTGGATTTTGCTCTTCAAATGAAGAATTTGGTAGATATTTATCACCGCGATGCTGATGTTATTCGTCTAGTAGTCGATAACCTAAACACACATAATCCAGCATCTTTGTATGAAGTTTTTTCGCCTGAAGAAGCTCGTCGGATTGTTCAAAAATTAGAGTTTCACTACACACCAAAACATGCTTCTTGGTTAAATCAAGTTGAGATTGAATTCTCTGTTTTATCTCGACAGTGTTTAGAACGACGCATAAAAGACGTACAGACATTATCTTCTGAAATCGCCACTTGGGAACAACAACGGAATGATGCATCTGCCAGTGTAAATTGGCGCTTTAAAACCACTGATGCACGGAGAAAGATGGAGCGGTTATACCCAACCATGTCACCCAGCAAAGTTGAGTTGACAGAGTACTAGTAGTCTGGCAAGCCAACTTTGCAGGGTGAGACAGATTTTTGATAAGCTATTGGAAGTGTGGCTGCGGGTAACATCATGGCAAAGAAGTATACAGTAAATTTGAGTAAAGAAGAAGTAGAAAAACTGCGATCGCTAATCAAAACAGGCAAGAGTAAAGCAAGGAGTATGACTCGCGCCCATATACTGTTGATGGCATGGGAGGGAGAAATTGACAAAGCGATGCCGAAGGCGGGCTACGCCTACGCAGAATGTTTAAGAGTACACGTTTCAACCGTAGAGCGTACTCGTGCGAGATACGTAGAGGGAGGAATTGAATTAGCTGTACAAGACCGGCCTCATCCACCAAAACAACGAAAATTAGATGGTGAACAAGAAGCATTTCTGATTGCAACAGCTTGTTCTAAAGCACCATCAGGAAGAAATCGTTGGACGATGAAACTATTAGCAGAGCGCATAGTAAGTTTAAACATCGTAGATTCAGTCTCTAAAGAAACAGTTCGCTCCTATTTAAAAAAAACGAAATTAAACCTTGGTTAAAAGAACAATGGTGCATTCCCAAAGTGGATGCTGAGTATGTTTTACGGATGGAAGATTTATTAGATTTATACAGCCAACCATATGACCCAAAACATCCAGTAATTTGTTTCGATGAACGCCCATATCCTTTATTAGAGGATGTTAGAGAACGATTACCGCCCGAACCAGAGCAACCAGAGCGTTATGACTACGAGTATAAACGCAATGGAAGTGTCAATTTATTTGCAATTTTTGAACCTCATAAAGGTTGGCGACATATTGAGGTTACACAACAGAGAACAAAAAAAGATTTTGCTTTACAAATGAAAAATTTAGTTGACATTCATTGCCTACAAGCAGAATCTATTCGTTTAGTAGTTGATAACCTGAATACACATAATCCATCGGCTTTGTACGAAGTATTTCCACCAGAAGAAGCACGTCGGATTGTCCAAAAATTAGAGTTTCACTACACCCCCAAACATGCTAGTTGGTTAAACCAAGTTGAGATTGAATTTTCCGTTTTATCACGTCAGTGTTTGGAAAGGCGAATTGCTGATGTACAAACATTATCCCAAGAAATCGCCTTTTGGGAAAGCGATCGCAATTCTCAAAAAGCAAGTGTAAATTGGCGCTTTAAAATTACGGATGCACGTAAGAAAATGGGACGGCTATACCCAGATGCCTCACCCATCAAAGTTAGGTTGGCAGACTACTAGGAGAAAAAACCTTCTTTATTATATATCGACCCGAAAGGCTTACCTGCGCTTCCTGATGCTGCTTCACCATGAAATTAGCTGATGCTTCACCTGGAATCAAACTAGAGGAGTAATTTTCATTCTGGCTGAACTTCAGTTGGTGCTGATGCCGATACCCTCAGGTTACTCCCATGACTGCCGTTTTGCTCAATACGACCGTAGCATTTTAGAAAGTTAAGCCTCCCCAAGTCATAATTGTCAAGAAGTTAATGGGAAGTAGTCAGCCATGCAACAGTGAGTTTAAAAGCAGCCTGGATAGCAAAACACCAAAGCTGGTTACAACCAGAATTTTATCCGGAAATTTCCATAAATACTTAATAGAGTAAAACCCTTGCAATTTAAGGATTACATCTGCATCGACAAACTTCCCAAATTATTTTGGGAAAATAGTTGACAAAAAAATTTCAACTCGTTATATTGGATAAGCACCTGAGAGACAAGCGCGTTTAGAGCGACGACCGAAGGACGCCGAACCTTGAAAATATTATAGTTTGAAAGCGAAAAGACAGCAAGTAGTTTGCGTCAAGAAAATAAAGATAACTAAGCTGAAGTTAAAAAAGAGCAGCTAAATGAGCACAAACGCTTCAAAACGGAGAGTTTGATCCTGGCTCAGGATGAACGCTGGCGGTATGCTTAACACATGCAAGTCGAACGGTGTTTTCGGACACAGTGGCGGACGGGTGAGTAACGCGTGAGAATCTGGCTTTAGGTCTGGGACAACCACTGGAAACGGTGGCTAATACCGGATGTGCCGAAAGGTGAAAGGTTAACTGCCTGAAGATGAGCTCGCGTCTGATTAGCTAGTAGGTGTGGTAAAGGCGCACCTAGGCGACGATCAGTAGCTGGTCTGAGAGGACGATCAGCCACACTGGGACTGAGACACGGCCCAGACTCCTACGGGAGGCAGCAGTGGGGAATTTTCCGCAATGGGCGAAAGCCTGACGGAGCAATACCGCGTGAGGGAGGAAGGCTCTTGGGTCGTAAACCTCTTTTCTCAGGGAAGAACACAATGACGGTACCTGAGGAATAAGCATCGGCTAACTCCGTGCCAGCAGCCGCGGTAATACGGAGGATGCAAGCGTTATCCGGAATGATTGGGCGTAAAGCGTCCGCAGGTGGCTGTGTAAGTCTGCTGTTAAAGAGTCTAGCTCAACTAGATAAGAGCAGTGGAAACTACACGGCTAGAGTACGTTCGGGGCAGAGGGAATTCCTGGTGTAGCGGTGAAATGCGTAGAGATCAGGAAGAACACCAGTGGCGAAGGCGCTCTGCTAGGCCGTAACTGACACTGAGGGACGAAAGCTAGGGGAGCGAATGGGATTAGATACCCCAGTAGTCCTAGCCGTAAACGATGGATACTAGGCGTGGCTTGTATCGACCCGAGCCGTGCCGTAGCTAACGCGTTAAGTATCCCGCCTGGGGAGTACGCCGGCAACGGTGAAACTCAAAGGAATTGACGGGGGCCCGCACAAGCGGTGGAGTATGTGGTTTAATTCGATGCAACGCGAAGAACCTTACCAAGGCTTGACATGTCGCGAATCCTGGTGAAAGCCGGGAGTGCCTTCGGGAGCGCGAACACAGGTGGTGCATGGCTGTCGTCAGCTCGTGTCGTGAGATGTTGGGTTAAGTCCCGCAACGAGCGCAACCCTCGTTTTTAGTTGCCAGCATTAAGTTGGGCACTCTAGAGAGACTGCCGGTGACAAACCGGAGGAAGGTGGGGATGACGTCAAGTCAGCATGCCCCTTACGCCTTGGGCTACACACGTACTACAATGCTCCGGACAGAGGGCAGCAAGCATGCGAATGCAAGCAAATCCCGTAAACCGGAGCTCAGTTCAGATCGCAGGCTGCAACTCGCCTGCGTGAAGGAGGAATCGCTAGTAATTGCAGGTCAGCATACTGCAGTGAATTCGTTCCCGGGCCTTGTACACACCGCCCGTCACACCATGGAAGCTGGTAGTGCCCGAAGTCATTACTTCAACCTTTCGGGGAGAAGGATGCCTAAGGCAGGACTGGTGACTGGGGTGAAGTCGTAACAAGGTAGCCGTACCGGAAGGTGTGGCTGGATCACCTCCTTTTTAGGGAGACCTACACCCCTTAGATATCGAAAAGCATACAGCTATATAGATAGTAAGTTGGTCATTCCTTAGGTCGGTCGCAGATATTTGCAATATGTTGAACGCTTTCAAACTATGATTTGGTTCGATATGGGCTATTAGCTCAGGTGGTTAGAGCGCCTGCTTTGCAAGCGTCAGCGGTTCGAGTCCGCTAACCTCCACCTGTGGTGATTGCTATTGATAAAATGGTGATTGCCATTAATAAAATATAGATAGTGAGAGTTCAGCAACATGACTTAATTGTCAGACTGCTGAGTAAATTCTCAGCCAGAACCTTGAAAACTGCATAGTAACGCGAAATTAGCAGGCAGACACAGACATTCTTTATGGATGTAGTGAATGCATTATGTGAAACACCAAATGAATTGAGTGGTCAAGCTAATAAGGGCTAACGGTGGATACCTAGGCACACAGAGGCGACGAAGGACGTGGTTACCGACGATATGCTCCGGGGAGTTGGAAGCAAACATTGATCCGGAGATTTCCGAATGGGGCAACCCTTTATACTACCTGCTGAATATATAGGCAGGAGAGAGCCAACCCAGCGAATTGAAACATCTTAGTAGCTGGAGGAAGAGAAATCAATTAAGAGATTCCCTAAGTAGTGGTGAGCGAAAGGGGAAGAGCCTAAACCAAAAGATTTATCTTTTGGGGTAGTGGGACAGCGATATCGAATCTAGAGGCTAGACGAAGCAGCTAAATACTGCACCAAAGAAGGTGAAAGTCCTGTAGTCGAAAGTCAAAGGATAGTAGCTGAATCCCGAGTAGCATGGGGCACGAGGAATCCCATGTGAATCAGCGAGGACCACCTCGTAAGGCTAAATACTACTGTGTGACCGATAGTGAACCAGTACCGCGAGGGAAAGGTGAAAAGAACCCCGGAAGGGGAGTGAAATAGAACATGAAACCGTTAGCTTACAAGCAGTGGGAGGACTATTTAAAAGTCTGACCGCGTGCCTGTTGAAGAATGAGCCGGCGACTTATAGGCACTGGTAGGTTAAAGCGAGAATGCTGGAGCCAAAGGGAAACCGAGTCTGAAAAGGGCGATAATCAGTGTTTATAGACCCGAACCCTGGTGATCTAACCATGGCCAGGATGAAGCTTGGGTAACACCAAGTGGAGGTCCGCACCGACTGATGTTGAAAAATCAGCGGATGAGCTGTGGTTAGGGGTGAAATGCCAATCGAACCAGGAGCTAGCTGGTTCTCCCCGAAATGTGTTTAGGCGCAGCGGTAATGATTATATCTGGGGGGTAAAGCACTGTTTCGGTGCGGGCTGGGAGACCGGTACCAAATCGAGACAAACTCTGAATACCCAGAGCACACATTGCCAGTGAGACAGTGGGGGATAAGCTTCATTGTCAAGAGGGAAACAGCCCAGACCACCAGCTAAGGTCCCCAAATCATCGCTAAGTGATAAAGGAGGTGAGAGTGCACAGACAACTAGGAGGTTTGCCTAGAAGCAGCCACCCTTGAAAGAGTGCGTAATAGCTCACTAGTCAAGCGCTCTCGCGCCGAAAATGAACGGGGCTAAGCGATGTACCGAAGCTGTGGGATTAATAATTAACGATTAATCGGTAGGGGAGCGTTCCGTCGTAGGTAGAAGCAGTAGCGGCAAGCAGCTGTGGACGAAACGGAAGTGAGAATGTCGGCTTGAGTAGCGCAAACATTGGTGAGAATCCAATGCCCCGAAACCCTAAGGTTTCCTCCGCCAGGTTCGTCCCCGGAGGGTTAGTCAGGGCCTAAGGCGAGGCCGAACGGCGTAGTCGATGGACAACGGGTTAAAATTCCCGTACTAATTGTAGGTTGTGCAGAGGGACGGAGAAGATGAGTGTCAGCCGGATGTTGGTTACCGGTTCAAGCGTCAAGATGTTGAGAGACGGCGAAAACGTTTCGAGTTGAGGCGTGAGTACGACCCACTACGGTGGGGAAGTGGCATAGTCTAGCTTCCAAGAAAAGCTCTAAACACGTTAACTTACAGTTACCTGTACCCGAAACCGACACAGGTAGGGAGGTTGAGAATACCAAGGGGCGCGAGATAACTCTCTCTAAGGAACTCGGCAAAATGGCCCCGTAACTTCGGAAGAAGGGGTGCCCACCTAAGCAGTGGGTCGCAGTGAAGAGATCCAGGCGACTGTTTACCAAAAACACAGGTCTCCGCAAAGTCATAAAGACGCAGTATGGGGGCTGACGCCTGCCCAGTGCCGGAAGGTTAAGGAAGTTGGTCAGGGGGCAACCTTGAAGCTAGCGACCGAAGCCCCGGTGAACGGCGGCCGTAACTATAACGGTCCTAAGGTAGCGAAATTCCTTGTCGGGTAAGTTCCGACCCGCACGAAAGGCGTAACGATCTGGATGGTGTCTCAGAGAGAGACTCGGCGAAATAGGAATGTCTGTGAAGATACGGACTGCCTGCACCTGGACAGAAAGACCCTATGAAGCTTTACTGTAGCCTGGAATTGTGTTCGGGCTTGGCTTGCGCAGGATAGGTGGGAGGCGATGAAGTATTCCTTGTGGGGAGTATGGAGCCAACGGTGAGATACCACTCTGGCGAAGCTAGAATTCTAACCCATGACCATTATCTGGTCAGGGAACATTTTCAGGTGGGCAGTTTGACTGGGGCGGTCGCCTCCTAAAAGGTAACGGAGGCGCGCAAAGGTTCCCTCAGCACGCTTGGAAACCGTGCGGCGAGTGTAAAGGCATAAAGGGAGCTTGACTGCAAGAGTGACTACTCGAGCAGGTACGAAAGTAGGCCTTAGTGATCCGACGGCGCAGAGTGGAATGGCCGTCGCTCAACGGATAAAAGTTACTCTAGGGATAACAGGCTGATCTCCCCCAAGAGTCCACATCGACGGGGAGGTTTGGCACCTCGATGTCGGCTCATCGC
It includes:
- a CDS encoding NF041680 family putative transposase, which produces MPKFNYNQLITQFQDFRQKIYNCFESCSDACMNLLDALAGNTGANSIAELSLNPLFPRSYNSIYKAISESFNTTSQDTSNKVEEAEEEKDNLIRVISELIDQPQKRPFYLFATDTTPHPRPYAKTLAERGYIYQPNTIKGNKPINIGHSYSILSILPEKKNANAAPWSIPISGERVSLDKSSVEVGSEQIQALMCDSSLHWHEKLCVLVADSAYSQRSFLFEQSKHQNLVIVARCRSNRIFYQSPPVEESKKKRGCPKKYGERFDLADAETWHLPDETTQTQQTTRKGRLLNITILAWHQMLMRGTKEQKMYRHPFTLIRVHVTDNTGNSVWKPMWLIVIGNQRQQISATVAYQSFRQRFDIEHMFRFCKQHLLMTEFQTPDVKHEENWIRLVMLAYAQLWASKDLATHLPRPWERYLKPESDTIMTPSAVQRDFQRIISEIGTPARSPKTRGNSIGRVQGQAQTQRTKHPIVKKQSKPTPDKQKAA
- a CDS encoding IS630 family transposase, whose product is MFANYTRTSFFVQSPIDLYGEAYDPKRPVVCFDECPYQLLEDVREPLPAEPEQPLRYDYEYKRKGSVNIFAFFQPLAGWRHLEVTQQRTKVDFALQMKNLVDIYHRDADVIRLVVDNLNTHNPASLYEVFSPEEARRIVQKLEFHYTPKHASWLNQVEIEFSVLSRQCLERRIKDVQTLSSEIATWEQQRNDASASVNWRFKTTDARRKMERLYPTMSPSKVELTEY
- a CDS encoding IS630 family transposase (programmed frameshift), which translates into the protein MAKKYTVNLSKEEVEKLRSLIKTGKSKARSMTRAHILLMAWEGEIDKAMPKAGYAYAECLRVHVSTVERTRARYVEGGIELAVQDRPHPPKQRKLDGEQEAFLIATACSKAPSGRNRWTMKLLAERIVSLNIVDSVSKETVRSYLKKNEIKPWLKEQWCIPKVDAEYVLRMEDLLDLYSQPYDPKHPVICFDERPYPLLEDVRERLPPEPEQPERYDYEYKRNGSVNLFAIFEPHKGWRHIEVTQQRTKKDFALQMKNLVDIHCLQAESIRLVVDNLNTHNPSALYEVFPPEEARRIVQKLEFHYTPKHASWLNQVEIEFSVLSRQCLERRIADVQTLSQEIAFWESDRNSQKASVNWRFKITDARKKMGRLYPDASPIKVRLADY